The Thermothielavioides terrestris NRRL 8126 chromosome 2, complete sequence genome includes a region encoding these proteins:
- a CDS encoding 40S ribosomal protein S30: protein MGKVHGSLARAGKVKSQTPKVEKQEKKKTPKGRAKKRLTYTRRFVNITLTGGKRKMNPNPGS from the exons ATGGGCAAGGTTCACGGAAG TTTGGCCCGTGCTG GCAAGGTCAAGTCTCAGACCCCCAAGGTCGAGAagcaggagaagaagaagactCC TAAGGGCCGTGCGAAGAAGAGACTCACTTACACCCGCCGTTTCGTCAACATCACGTTGACTGGCGGCAAGCGCAAG ATGAACCCCAACCCTGGCTCTTAA